The Pseudoalteromonas translucida KMM 520 genome has a window encoding:
- the lptD gene encoding LPS assembly protein LptD has product MSKTWGILMLSVLSAPSLAETELTHKFCGTSMQTRAWQPLPGLKLGMVDIRANDVELLGTQSAEFTGNVDINTVNMSLSAQTALIDKQRGLLNATGPITYRDKISEVNSTGLNADLNNSAISLLGAQYSLTQQLGKGGAEKLTVDESGLMLMNASFTACPGEVPVWAIEADEINLSREEGWGETYNAVLRILDTPVLYLPYFTFPLDERRKSGLLTPSFSSSDRYGLETITPYYWNIAPNLDATITPRYMSRKGLQLQTEFRYLTQEHEGLVGIEYLNKDDSDPDLGDRYMFHWQQKSYLGENWRANVDITNVSDDNYLTDLDSNYASKTDTQLYRTGSLTHMGDTWRTDITVQNFEVLGDHLESYTALPQISFTQTAPWQYDNFDFSVSGEVSHFTNSSAIIDQATRIHIEPKARFDYKEHAWSFLSEVSILQTNYKQHGDLEGTQYSESVSRTLPKVRLYTQLNFERETSYFIDDGIQTLEPQLQYLYTPNEDQSDIGLFDTAKLQDDFFGLFRDTRFSGVDRIAAANQFTLGATTRLFDKKHQEVFNFSAGQIFYLSDSAKPTEQGLNSDTNYNALFAAQTMVHWHRRWYLSAGIQYDTDGKQIIQSNVTLDYKGDDNELVQLNHRYSDDVSGNAIEQTGLFTSIPVSDEWQFIASYHRDLENNRSIEVLSGLQYESCCWAFQITGHRQIVTDLNQSIGQQQATFDSSIRLNFVLKGLGSKSRYDAKKLLQQGIFGYRRPYFLND; this is encoded by the coding sequence ATGAGCAAAACCTGGGGCATATTGATGCTAAGCGTACTGAGCGCACCATCGCTTGCCGAAACTGAACTGACACACAAGTTTTGTGGCACTTCAATGCAAACCAGAGCTTGGCAACCGCTTCCTGGCTTAAAGCTAGGTATGGTTGATATTCGCGCTAACGACGTAGAGCTTTTAGGCACACAAAGCGCTGAATTTACTGGTAATGTTGATATTAACACCGTTAATATGAGTTTGTCCGCACAAACTGCACTAATCGATAAGCAGCGCGGTTTACTCAATGCTACTGGGCCAATTACTTATCGCGACAAAATAAGCGAAGTTAACAGTACAGGCCTCAACGCCGATTTAAATAACTCAGCAATCAGCTTACTTGGTGCACAATATAGCCTAACACAACAGCTAGGCAAAGGTGGCGCTGAAAAACTCACCGTTGATGAGTCTGGCTTAATGCTAATGAATGCAAGCTTTACTGCTTGTCCTGGCGAAGTACCTGTGTGGGCCATTGAAGCCGACGAAATTAACCTTTCTCGCGAAGAAGGCTGGGGCGAAACCTATAATGCGGTTTTACGCATCCTAGATACGCCGGTTTTATATTTACCTTATTTTACCTTTCCACTTGATGAGCGCCGTAAATCGGGATTACTTACGCCTAGTTTTTCAAGTTCAGATCGCTATGGTTTAGAAACAATTACGCCTTACTACTGGAATATCGCTCCTAATTTAGATGCCACCATTACCCCGCGCTATATGTCGCGTAAAGGCTTACAACTGCAAACTGAATTTAGATATTTAACCCAAGAGCATGAAGGCTTAGTGGGCATTGAATACTTAAATAAAGATGATTCAGACCCCGATCTTGGCGATCGTTATATGTTTCATTGGCAACAAAAAAGCTACTTAGGTGAAAACTGGCGCGCTAATGTTGATATAACAAACGTGAGTGACGACAACTACTTAACTGATTTAGACTCTAATTATGCCAGTAAAACCGATACCCAATTGTACAGAACAGGCTCGCTTACCCATATGGGCGACACTTGGCGTACCGATATTACAGTACAAAATTTTGAAGTACTGGGCGATCACTTAGAGTCTTATACCGCTTTACCACAAATTAGTTTTACCCAAACCGCACCTTGGCAATACGACAACTTTGATTTTAGTGTATCGGGAGAAGTGAGCCACTTTACGAATAGCTCAGCTATTATTGATCAAGCTACTCGAATACATATTGAGCCAAAAGCTCGCTTTGATTATAAAGAACATGCATGGTCGTTTTTATCAGAAGTAAGCATATTACAAACAAACTACAAGCAGCATGGTGATTTAGAAGGTACTCAATATAGCGAAAGCGTATCGCGTACACTGCCAAAAGTACGTTTGTATACACAACTTAATTTTGAGCGCGAAACCTCCTACTTTATTGACGACGGTATTCAAACTTTAGAGCCTCAGCTACAATATTTATATACCCCTAATGAAGATCAATCTGATATAGGCTTATTTGATACTGCCAAACTACAAGATGATTTTTTTGGTTTATTTAGAGATACACGCTTTTCAGGTGTTGATAGAATAGCCGCTGCCAACCAATTTACCTTAGGTGCAACTACTCGGTTATTTGACAAAAAACACCAAGAAGTATTTAATTTTAGCGCCGGGCAAATATTTTATTTAAGCGATTCAGCCAAACCTACAGAGCAAGGATTAAACTCAGACACCAACTACAATGCCTTGTTTGCAGCACAAACCATGGTACATTGGCATCGTCGCTGGTATTTATCAGCGGGTATTCAGTATGATACTGACGGCAAACAAATTATTCAGTCTAACGTAACGCTCGACTATAAAGGCGACGATAATGAGCTAGTTCAATTGAACCATCGGTATTCAGATGATGTCTCAGGTAATGCAATTGAACAAACAGGCTTATTTACAAGCATTCCAGTGAGCGACGAATGGCAGTTTATTGCAAGCTATCACCGCGACCTTGAAAATAACCGCAGTATCGAAGTGTTAAGCGGACTACAGTATGAATCGTGCTGTTGGGCATTTCAAATTACTGGCCATCGCCAAATTGTTACCGACTTAAATCAGTCTATAGGGCAACAACAGGCGACTTTTGATTCAAGTATTCGTTTGAATTTTGTTTTAAAAGGGTTAGGTAGTAAAAGCCGTTATGATGCTAAAAAATTATTACAACAAGGTATTTTTGGTTATCGTAGACCGTATTTTCTTAATGACTAG
- the djlA gene encoding co-chaperone DjlA, which translates to MWGKILGFIFGFMFGKIFGAIFGLYLGHMFDKSLKKDFDKAGGFSNLFKGDDVNERQALFFSSCFAVMGHIAKSNGRISEVHIKAATLFMDEMGLQGEERREAQHAFQSGKENDFSLKETVQDFKERFAKRYDLLQLFLEIQIQMAFSDGVLAEQEKLLLQEVSKQLGVSRAHFAFVLKRYQAEFSFRQQQQRYKQQQQGQSSSYREGSGHHVPPNNNINRAQALALLGLNDSATAREIKLAYRKLMAQHHPDKLVSQGLPKHMMELAVKKSQDIQAAYEYLKKAA; encoded by the coding sequence ATGTGGGGAAAAATACTCGGGTTTATTTTCGGTTTTATGTTTGGCAAAATCTTTGGTGCCATTTTTGGCCTATACCTTGGCCATATGTTTGATAAAAGCTTAAAAAAAGATTTTGATAAAGCCGGTGGCTTTTCAAACTTATTTAAAGGTGACGACGTAAACGAGCGTCAAGCGCTGTTTTTTTCTAGCTGTTTTGCAGTTATGGGCCATATTGCTAAATCAAATGGGCGCATTAGCGAAGTACATATTAAAGCTGCAACGTTATTTATGGACGAAATGGGCTTACAAGGTGAAGAGCGCCGCGAAGCACAGCATGCATTTCAGTCGGGTAAAGAAAATGATTTTTCATTAAAAGAAACAGTACAAGACTTTAAAGAGCGTTTTGCTAAGCGTTATGATTTATTACAGCTATTTTTAGAAATTCAAATTCAAATGGCATTCTCAGATGGTGTACTCGCTGAGCAAGAAAAATTACTTTTACAAGAAGTGAGTAAACAGTTAGGCGTATCTAGAGCGCACTTTGCTTTTGTATTAAAGCGTTACCAAGCAGAGTTTAGCTTTAGGCAGCAGCAACAGCGTTATAAACAACAGCAACAAGGGCAAAGTAGCAGTTACCGTGAAGGTTCAGGCCATCATGTACCACCTAATAATAATATAAACCGCGCACAAGCGTTGGCATTATTAGGGCTTAATGACTCAGCAACAGCACGAGAAATAAAGCTCGCGTATCGAAAACTGATGGCGCAGCATCACCCTGATAAATTGGTATCGCAAGGCTTACCAAAACATATGATGGAATTAGCGGTTAAAAAAAGCCAAGATATTCAAGCTGCTTACGAGTATTTAAAAAAGGCGGCGTAA
- the murU gene encoding N-acetylmuramate alpha-1-phosphate uridylyltransferase MurU: protein MKAMILAAGRGQRMMPLTQNMPKPMLAVAGKPLIEHHIVNLKAAGITEIVINLAWQGDKIKDYFANGSKWGVNIRYSQEVAGGLETAGGIIAALPLLGDTFIVINGDIYTDYDVSALTQLHLQAGEAHIVLIENPPHNPNGDFALSHLSSDSQKYTFSGIGRYQADFFNDFEQGVRPLGPILAKKLTEHLVSTELYIGQWDDVGTPERLSALNQRQI, encoded by the coding sequence ATGAAGGCGATGATTTTAGCGGCAGGGCGCGGACAACGCATGATGCCGCTAACGCAAAATATGCCTAAACCTATGTTGGCAGTAGCGGGTAAGCCATTAATTGAGCATCATATTGTTAATCTTAAAGCGGCGGGTATTACCGAAATAGTAATAAACCTTGCGTGGCAAGGTGATAAAATTAAAGATTATTTTGCCAATGGCAGCAAATGGGGCGTAAATATACGCTACAGCCAAGAAGTGGCAGGCGGCCTTGAAACGGCCGGTGGCATTATTGCTGCGCTACCGCTATTAGGCGACACTTTTATTGTTATAAATGGCGACATATATACCGATTACGACGTAAGCGCGTTAACTCAGCTGCATTTACAAGCGGGTGAGGCGCACATAGTACTGATAGAAAATCCGCCGCATAATCCTAACGGTGATTTTGCGCTCAGTCATTTGTCGAGTGATAGTCAAAAATATACATTTTCTGGAATTGGCCGGTATCAAGCCGATTTTTTTAACGATTTTGAGCAAGGTGTTCGTCCGCTTGGGCCTATTTTAGCTAAAAAATTAACTGAACATTTAGTCTCTACCGAACTCTACATAGGCCAATGGGATGATGTAGGTACTCCTGAGCGATTATCAGCACTTAATCAACGACAAATTTAA
- a CDS encoding aminoglycoside phosphotransferase family protein, which produces MTRFERLQLFINTHFSEQKCTLAAITADASFRRYYRLNCANNSFIVMDSDPLKVNNAPYISLNSVFTQQGFLLPAIIASDEQQGFFILSDLGSTHLADMLDDEHRTEYYQQLIKLSVQWAKTPAAAAMQAYDKKFIAVELGIFSQWLMHDFIDCKLTAEQQILWQTSCDLLSNTMLAQPSVTMHRDYHSRNIMRCNQQWAIIDYQDAVRGPLCYDLVSLLRDCYFKLPESELTHLVKYGYDEFNRQGLIANVTFNEFKYWFDLTGLQRHLKAAGIFCRLYLRDGKKGYLANILPTLTYIVEVAANYSELQGLGLFIQNTIVPKVVERLAKERT; this is translated from the coding sequence ATGACACGTTTTGAACGCTTACAACTCTTTATAAATACTCACTTTAGTGAGCAAAAATGCACGTTAGCAGCAATTACTGCCGATGCGAGCTTTCGTCGTTATTATCGCTTAAATTGTGCTAATAACAGCTTTATTGTGATGGATTCCGATCCACTTAAAGTAAATAATGCGCCGTATATCTCGCTCAATAGCGTATTTACGCAGCAAGGATTTTTATTGCCCGCTATTATTGCCAGTGACGAGCAGCAAGGCTTTTTCATTTTAAGTGACTTAGGCAGCACGCACCTTGCAGACATGCTTGATGATGAGCACCGCACTGAGTATTACCAGCAATTAATTAAGCTAAGCGTACAGTGGGCAAAAACACCTGCAGCAGCTGCTATGCAAGCTTATGATAAAAAGTTTATAGCCGTTGAGCTTGGCATATTCAGCCAGTGGTTAATGCATGACTTTATTGATTGTAAACTAACCGCAGAGCAACAAATACTGTGGCAAACAAGCTGTGATCTGCTTAGCAATACCATGCTTGCTCAGCCTAGCGTTACCATGCACCGCGATTACCATAGTCGTAATATTATGCGCTGCAACCAGCAATGGGCGATCATAGATTATCAAGATGCTGTACGCGGGCCGCTATGTTACGACTTAGTGTCTTTGTTACGCGATTGCTATTTTAAACTGCCAGAGAGCGAATTAACTCATTTAGTTAAATACGGGTACGATGAATTTAATCGCCAAGGTTTAATTGCTAATGTTACCTTTAATGAATTTAAATATTGGTTTGATTTAACCGGTTTACAGCGCCACTTAAAAGCGGCCGGTATTTTTTGTCGCTTGTATTTACGTGATGGTAAAAAAGGGTATTTGGCTAATATACTACCTACACTTACATATATTGTAGAGGTAGCTGCTAATTATTCAGAGCTGCAGGGCCTTGGCTTATTTATACAAAATACTATTGTTCCTAAAGTGGTTGAGCGCTTGGCTAAGGAGCGCACATGA